In Marixanthomonas ophiurae, one genomic interval encodes:
- the folE gene encoding GTP cyclohydrolase I FolE — protein MASYKYFEEYNESVTDDLKTNFSDILSSLGEDVNREGIVKTPERAAKAMQFLTSGNCQDPAEILKSAMFAEDYHDMVIIKDIELYSLCEHHMLPFFGKAHIAYIPNGHIVGLSKIPRIVDVFARRLQVQERLTHDILECINDTLKPQGVAVVIEAAHLCMMMRGVQKQNSVTTTSGFRGQFEKIETRDEFLKLISNDLS, from the coding sequence ATGGCATCATACAAATATTTTGAAGAGTATAATGAGTCTGTCACAGACGATTTAAAAACTAATTTTTCTGATATATTATCAAGCTTAGGAGAAGATGTAAATCGAGAAGGAATTGTAAAAACCCCTGAGCGGGCTGCAAAAGCGATGCAATTTTTAACTTCTGGTAACTGTCAAGATCCTGCGGAAATATTAAAATCTGCCATGTTTGCCGAAGATTATCATGACATGGTTATAATTAAAGATATTGAGCTGTATTCGTTGTGTGAGCACCATATGCTCCCTTTTTTTGGTAAAGCGCATATCGCTTATATTCCTAATGGTCATATTGTTGGACTAAGTAAAATTCCGAGGATAGTAGATGTTTTTGCCAGAAGATTGCAAGTGCAAGAACGTTTAACGCACGATATTTTGGAATGTATTAATGATACGCTAAAACCACAGGGAGTAGCAGTCGTAATTGAAGCTGCCCATTTGTGTATGATGATGCGAGGCGTGCAAAAGCAGAATAGTGTAACTACCACTTCAGGTTTTCGTGGACAATTTGAAAAAATTGAAACTCGTGATGAGTTTCTTAAACTGATTAGCAACGACTTATCATAA
- the msrA gene encoding peptide-methionine (S)-S-oxide reductase MsrA, which produces MEKDNKQIVFAGGCFWCTEAVFQRIEGVESVIPGFAGGTIKNPAYREVVSGRTGHAEAVEVTFDAAEVKLETLLEIFFATHDPTTLNKQANDVGTQYRSAIFYTTEEQQQKTEDFVTLLTDKNVFENPIVTEVKPLDAFYKAEIDHHDYYNQNKQQPYCQYIINPKIDKINKYYSDKLKTT; this is translated from the coding sequence ATGGAAAAAGACAATAAACAAATAGTATTTGCCGGAGGTTGCTTTTGGTGTACCGAAGCTGTTTTTCAGCGTATTGAAGGTGTAGAGTCTGTAATTCCTGGATTTGCTGGTGGAACTATTAAAAACCCGGCATACCGGGAAGTTGTTTCAGGTAGAACCGGTCATGCCGAAGCTGTAGAAGTAACTTTTGATGCTGCCGAAGTAAAACTGGAAACCTTACTAGAAATTTTCTTCGCAACACATGATCCTACAACCTTAAATAAACAAGCGAATGATGTAGGTACCCAATACCGAAGTGCTATATTCTATACGACGGAAGAGCAGCAACAAAAAACAGAAGATTTTGTTACCTTGCTAACCGATAAAAACGTGTTTGAAAATCCCATTGTAACCGAAGTGAAACCACTGGATGCTTTTTATAAAGCTGAAATAGATCATCACGATTATTATAATCAAAATAAGCAACAACCGTATTGTCAATATATTATCAATCCGAAAATTGATAAAATAAATAAATACTATTCCGATAAACTAAAAACCACTTAA
- a CDS encoding ABC transporter ATP-binding protein, which translates to MILAKNLHKYYDDLHVLKGVDLHIKKGEIVSIVGASGAGKTTLLQILGTLDNSEKHEGKLQINGIDVKTLKRKELAKFRNENLGFIFQFHQLLPEFTALENVCIPAFIKKTPKEKAEKRAKELLSFLGLSHREDHKPNELSGGEQQRVAVARALINNPAIILADEPSGNLDTESAENLHNLFFKLRDEFGQTFVIVTHNEELAEMADRMLEMQDGKILR; encoded by the coding sequence ATGATTTTAGCTAAAAACTTACATAAGTACTACGATGATTTACACGTATTAAAAGGAGTTGATCTTCATATAAAAAAGGGGGAAATTGTATCCATTGTTGGTGCTTCCGGAGCAGGAAAAACCACACTACTGCAGATTTTAGGTACGCTTGACAATTCAGAAAAGCACGAAGGGAAATTACAAATAAACGGGATTGACGTTAAAACACTAAAGCGAAAAGAGTTGGCAAAATTCCGTAATGAAAATTTGGGCTTTATTTTTCAGTTTCATCAATTATTACCTGAATTTACAGCGTTGGAAAATGTTTGCATTCCAGCATTCATAAAAAAAACACCAAAAGAAAAAGCTGAAAAAAGAGCGAAAGAATTACTTTCTTTTTTAGGGTTATCACACCGTGAAGACCATAAACCCAACGAACTTTCGGGTGGAGAGCAACAACGCGTAGCTGTAGCTAGAGCCTTAATTAACAATCCTGCCATTATTCTTGCAGATGAGCCCAGTGGAAACTTAGATACCGAAAGTGCTGAAAACTTACATAACCTGTTTTTTAAGCTTCGGGACGAGTTTGGGCAAACCTTTGTCATTGTAACTCATAATGAAGAATTGGCCGAAATGGCAGACCGTATGCTCGAAATGCAAGACGGTAAAATTTTACGATAG